In Gymnogyps californianus isolate 813 chromosome 1, ASM1813914v2, whole genome shotgun sequence, the following are encoded in one genomic region:
- the GPR143 gene encoding G-protein coupled receptor 143: MASPRLETYCCPNRDAATQLVMNFQPEVFCGVCIGSASVGLLLTILQLLPKKGQSPRKMPKASSSSTILLLISICDILGGLGMIFRSSVWLGFPRFIANISVVNGTDVWPSAFCVGSAMWIQLLYSAGFWWLFCYAVDSYLVVRRSAGLSTIVLYHMMTWGLAVMLCVEGIALLYYPSLSSCENGLEHAIPHYITTYAPLLLVLVVNPILFRRTVSAVASLLKGRQGIYTENERRLGTEIQIRFFKIMLVFVICWSSNIINESLLFYLEMQPDINEMPLKNIRSAALITWIIMGVLNPMQGFLFTLAFYGWTGWRVDLKWRKREIPWESMSSSTVDENVYPSPVNYQSNIHDSKKISTTDSQQTDEAISMLSEGNTSGDDRLTRSSPIYQGW; encoded by the exons ATGGCTTCTCCCAGGTTAGAAACCTACTGCTGCCCGAACCGGGATGCAGCTACACAGCTAGTAATGAACTTCCAGCCTGAAGTCTTCTGCGGAGTTTGCATTGGCAGCGCCTCCGTCGGTCTGCTACTGACcatcctgcagctcctgccgaAGAAGGGACAGAGCCCGCGGAAGATGCCCAaagcctcctcctcttccaccaTCCTTCTCCTTATCTCCATTTGTGACATCCTTGGTGGCTTAG gtatGATCTTCAGGTCAAGTGTATGGCTAGGCTTCCCACGCTTCATAGCTAACATTTCTGTGGTGAACGGGACTGACGTGTGGCCTTCTGCTTTCTGCGTGGGCAGTGCG atgtgGATCCAGCTGTTATATAGCGCTGGCTTCTGGTGGTTGTTTTGCTATGCCGTTGATTCTTACTTGGTGGTAAGAAGATCAGCTGGACTGAG TACGATTGTGCTGTACCACATGATGACGTGGGGCCTTGCGGTGATGCTCTGCGTGGAGGGAATTGCACTGCTTTACTACCCTTCTCTCTCCAG CTGTGAAAATGGCTTGGAGCATGCAATCCCACATTACATCACAACCTATGCCCCACTCCTGCTAGTGCTGGTGGTCAACCCAATCCTGTTTAGGAGAACAGTATCAGCAG TTGCCTCCTTACTGAAAGGGAGACAAGGGATTTACACGGAGAATGAAAGACGTCTGGGGACAGAGATCCAGATCCGCTTCTTCAAAATTATGCTGGTATTCGTTATTTG CTGGTCATCCAATATCATCAACgagagccttttgttttatcttgAAATGCAGCCAGATATCAATGAAATGCCCCTGAAAAACATCAGAAGTGCTGCACTGATCACATGGATTATAATG GGGGTTCTTAATCCGATGCAAGGCTTCCTCTTCACATTAGCTTTCTATGGCTGGACGGGATGGAGAGTGGACCTGAAATGGCGAAAAAGAGAAATACCCTGGGAATCAATGTCCTCATCAACTGTGGATGAAAATGTCTATCCTTCACCAGTGAACTACCAAAGCAACATCCATGATTCAAAGAAGATATCGACAACTGACAGCCAGCAGACCGATGAGGCTATAAGTATGTTGTCTGAAGGTAACACTAGCGGTGATGACAGGTTAACCAGGAGCTCTCCCATCTACCAGGGCTGGTAG